From a region of the Thiohalobacter sp. genome:
- a CDS encoding pilin translates to MKKVQQGFTLIELMIVVAIIGILAAIALPAYQDYVIKSKMSEVILATSQCRTTIAEVYQTAPAGTTPGANGWGCGEGTTTTQYVSAIATDANGVITVTVQNIDSAVNGMTVDLVPTDSSGTALTVASIPTQVGGFDCGPGSSNGVSAKYLPGSCK, encoded by the coding sequence ATGAAGAAAGTACAGCAGGGTTTCACCCTCATCGAACTCATGATCGTGGTCGCGATCATCGGCATCCTGGCCGCGATTGCTCTGCCGGCGTATCAGGATTACGTCATCAAATCCAAGATGTCCGAGGTTATTCTGGCCACCAGCCAGTGTCGGACCACGATTGCGGAGGTCTACCAGACCGCCCCTGCCGGCACCACGCCGGGCGCAAATGGCTGGGGATGCGGTGAAGGCACCACGACGACCCAGTACGTGAGCGCGATCGCAACTGATGCAAACGGCGTCATTACCGTTACCGTCCAGAACATTGACAGCGCCGTAAACGGCATGACGGTCGACCTGGTGCCCACCGACTCCTCGGGAACCGCTCTTACTGTTGCCAGCATTCCCACGCAGGTTGGCGGCTTCGACTGCGGCCCCGGCTCTTCGAATGGCGTCTCGGCGAAATATCTGCCTGGCTCCTGCAAATAA
- a CDS encoding DUF5615 family PIN-like protein, which yields MRFKLDENLPAELTEVLGRHGADVDTVPMQGLTGQPDAAIWEACLSERRFLITQDLDFSDIRRYRPGTHPGLLLVRLDAPSRRNLLARMAQLFECEDVDSWAGCFVVVTDRKIRVRRP from the coding sequence GTGAGGTTCAAGCTCGACGAAAACCTCCCGGCCGAATTGACCGAAGTTCTCGGTCGGCACGGCGCCGATGTCGACACCGTCCCGATGCAAGGACTGACCGGTCAACCCGACGCAGCCATCTGGGAGGCCTGCCTCAGCGAACGGCGATTTCTGATTACCCAGGACCTCGACTTCTCGGATATTCGCCGCTACCGCCCAGGCACCCACCCCGGGCTGCTCCTTGTTCGGCTCGACGCGCCGAGCAGGCGCAATCTCCTTGCGCGCATGGCACAGCTGTTCGAGTGCGAAGACGTCGACAGCTGGGCCGGCTGTTTCGTGGTCGTCACCGACAGAAAGATCCGTGTTCGCCGGCCCTGA
- the pilB gene encoding type IV-A pilus assembly ATPase PilB: MSAPASSITLTGLARRLVQENLLDEGAAVSAVEAANKERVPFASYLVANKLVSSADIARLACQEFGLPLFDLSAMDLEAAPIKLVEEKLIRQHHALPLFKRGNRLFVAVSDPTNLSALDEIKFHTGITTEAILVEEDKLAQAIDKALDAADTSMADMLDEDLENLDIVSGEELDQQDDDKGSEVDDTPVVRFVNKILLDAINKGASDIHVEPYEKTFRVRFRQDGVLHEVAQPPIALAPKIAARLKVMSRMDIAERRIPQDGRIKMHLSKNRAIDFRVNTCPTLFGEKIVLRILDPSSAKLGIDALGYEEDQKQLYLENLNKPYGMILVTGPTGSGKTVSLYTGLNILNTPDRNISTCEDPVEINLPGINQCNMNPKTGFTFAEALRAFLRQDPDIIMVGEIRDLETAEIAIKAAQTGHMVMSTLHTNDAPQTLARLMNMGVPPYNIASAVNLIIAQRLARRLCNNCKQPDDVPEAALLEEGFTEEQIPGLKLYKANPEGCDQCTGGYKGRVGIYQVMEISEAMSRIIMEGGNAIQLADQARKEGIRDLRQSGLLKVMQGITSLEEVNRVTKD, encoded by the coding sequence ATGTCCGCACCTGCATCGTCAATCACCCTCACCGGCCTCGCCCGCCGCCTTGTCCAGGAAAACCTGCTCGACGAAGGTGCGGCCGTTTCCGCCGTGGAAGCGGCGAACAAGGAAAGGGTGCCCTTCGCCAGCTACCTGGTCGCCAACAAGCTGGTTTCGAGCGCCGACATCGCCCGGCTGGCCTGCCAGGAATTCGGCCTGCCGCTGTTCGACCTCTCCGCCATGGATCTGGAGGCGGCACCCATCAAGCTGGTGGAGGAAAAGCTCATCCGCCAGCACCATGCGCTGCCGCTGTTCAAGCGCGGCAACCGGCTGTTTGTAGCGGTATCCGACCCGACCAATCTCTCCGCACTCGACGAGATCAAGTTCCACACCGGCATCACCACCGAGGCCATACTCGTCGAGGAGGACAAGCTCGCACAGGCCATCGACAAGGCCCTGGACGCCGCCGACACCAGCATGGCGGACATGCTGGACGAGGACCTGGAGAACCTGGACATCGTCTCCGGGGAGGAGCTGGACCAGCAGGACGACGACAAGGGCTCCGAGGTCGACGACACGCCGGTGGTGCGTTTCGTCAACAAGATCCTGCTGGACGCCATCAACAAGGGCGCCTCGGACATCCACGTGGAGCCCTACGAGAAGACCTTCCGCGTACGCTTCCGCCAGGACGGCGTGCTGCACGAGGTCGCCCAGCCGCCCATCGCGCTGGCGCCCAAGATCGCGGCCCGCCTCAAGGTAATGAGCCGCATGGACATCGCCGAGCGTCGCATTCCCCAGGACGGCCGCATCAAGATGCACCTGTCCAAGAACCGGGCCATCGACTTTCGTGTAAACACCTGCCCGACGCTGTTCGGCGAGAAGATCGTGCTGCGCATCCTGGACCCCTCCAGCGCCAAGTTGGGCATCGATGCCCTGGGCTACGAGGAGGACCAGAAGCAGCTCTATCTGGAAAATCTGAACAAGCCCTACGGCATGATACTGGTCACGGGTCCCACGGGTTCCGGTAAAACGGTTTCGCTGTACACCGGGCTGAACATCCTCAACACTCCGGATCGCAACATCTCCACCTGTGAGGACCCGGTGGAAATAAACCTGCCGGGCATCAACCAGTGCAACATGAACCCCAAGACGGGATTCACCTTTGCGGAGGCCCTGCGCGCCTTCCTGCGCCAGGACCCGGACATCATCATGGTCGGCGAGATCCGTGACCTGGAAACGGCAGAGATCGCCATCAAGGCGGCCCAGACCGGCCATATGGTGATGTCCACCCTGCACACCAACGACGCGCCCCAGACCCTGGCCCGTTTGATGAACATGGGCGTACCGCCCTACAATATCGCCTCTGCGGTAAATCTCATTATTGCCCAGAGACTTGCGCGCCGCCTGTGCAACAATTGCAAGCAACCGGACGATGTTCCGGAGGCGGCCCTGCTGGAGGAAGGCTTCACGGAGGAACAGATTCCGGGCCTGAAGCTGTACAAGGCCAATCCCGAGGGATGTGACCAGTGCACGGGCGGATACAAGGGGCGTGTGGGTATATATCAGGTCATGGAGATCTCCGAAGCCATGTCCCGTATCATCATGGAGGGCGGCAATGCCATCCAGTTGGCCGACCAGGCCCGCAAGGAGGGTATCCGCGACCTGCGGCAATCGGGGCTGCTGAAGGTCATGCAGGGCATCACCAGCCTGGAAGAGGTCAACCGGGTGACCAAGGACTGA